The following are encoded together in the Chaetodon trifascialis isolate fChaTrf1 chromosome 3, fChaTrf1.hap1, whole genome shotgun sequence genome:
- the LOC139328085 gene encoding calcium/calmodulin-dependent protein kinase type 1D-like: MDEAPPPARAARHRGSYSQVRPRAPHLHQFHAAPQESNGNVRAKMGRKEIICSWKKSTSNIKDVFDFKGKMGSGSFSEVFMVREKNTGKLYALKCLKKKHLVHSNLENEINVLKRIKHENVVGLEDFYESRTHYYLVMQLVSGGELFDRILDKGVYTERDASKVIKQVLQAVNYLHENSIVHRDLKPENLLYYNTDENAKIMVSDFGLSKALEHGVMSTACGTPGYVAPEVLAQKPYSKAVDCWSIGVITYILLCGYPPFFEENETRLFSKIMRAEYAFHSPFWDNISESAKDFIRNLMEKNPTKRFLTEQALKHPWIAGNTANDLDIFQSVCEQMERNFAKSKWKQAFNAATVIHHMKKLQLSQNEPPLSPLSMPHIIVQSSSQNDLEMLGPCHDEADTFDPNGNPIHATNHLSCSNPDLHRGVFTPLRASHSEPGNALTVDETREVNNFHSEIDASIMPSKSLDAVAQRKDQPLQSGVCSVM, from the exons ATGGACGAGGCTCCGCCCCCTGCGCGTGCAGCTCGGCACCGTGGTTCATACAGTCAGGTCCGTCCACGAGCGCCTCACCTCCACCAGTTCCACGCCGCTCCGCAG GAGTCTAACGGCAACGTCAGAGCCAAGATGGGGCGGAAGGAGATCATCTGCAGCTGGAAGAAAAGCACCAGTAACATCAAGGATGTGTTTGACTTCAAGGGGAAGATGGGATC gGGGTCTTTTTCAGAGGTTTTTATGGTGAGAGAGAAGAACACAGGAAAGCTGTATGCCCTGAAATGTctgaagaaaaaacaccttGTTCATAGCAACctggaaaatgaaatcaatgTACTGAAAAG GATAAAGCATGAGAACGTAGTGGGACTGGAGGATTTCTATGAGAGTCGAACGCACTATTACCTGGTCATGCAATT ggtgtCGGGTGGGGAGCTGTTTGATCGCATTTTAGACAAGGGGGTTTACACTGAGAGGGATGCCAGTAAAGTGATCAAACAGGTGCTACAGGCCGTCAACTACCTGCACGAGAACAGCATTGTACACAGGGATCTTAAG cCTGAGAACCTGCTGTACTATAACACAGATGAGAATGCGAAGATCATGGTCAGTGACTTTGGTTTGTCCAAGGCGTTGGAGCATGGTGTGATGTCCACGGCCTGCGGTACACCAGGATATGTTG CCCCTGAGGTTTTGGCCCAGAAACCCTACAGCAAAGCAGTGGACTGCTGGTCCATCGGAGTCATCACGTATATCCT GCTCTGTGGCTACCCTCCATTCTTTGAAGAGAACGAAACTCGTCTGTTTTCAAAGATCATGAGGGCCGAGTATGCCTTTCATTCACCCTTCTGGGACAACATCTCTGAGTCAG CCAAAGACTTCATTAGGAATTTGATGGAGAAAAACCCCACAAAACGCTTCCTCACTGAACAGGCACTCAAACACCCCTG GATTGCTGGAAACACAGCTAATGACCTCGacatttttcagtctgtctgtgaacagatggagagaaactTTGCCAAATCTAAGTGGAAG CAAGCCTTCAATGCAGCCACAGTAATCCATCACATGAAGAAACTGCAGTTGTCCCAGAATGagcctcccctctcccccctctccatGCCCCACATCATAGTACAGTCCTCCTCCCAGAATGACCTTGAGATGCTGGGACCCTGCCACGATGAGGCTGACACCTTTGATCCAAATGGCAATCCCATTCATGCCACCAATCATCTATCCTGCAGTAATCCTGACTTGCATAGAGGTGTCTTTACACCACTGAGAGCCAGTCACAGTGAGCCTGGCAACGCCCTCACCGTTGATGAGACAAGAGAAGTCAACAACTTCCATTCAGAGATTGATGCTTCTATCATGCCATCCAAAAG TCTGGATGCTGTGGCTCAGAGGAAGGACCAGCCTCTTCAGTCCGGAGTATGCTCTGtcatgtga